A region from the Pyrinomonadaceae bacterium genome encodes:
- a CDS encoding GGDEF domain-containing protein yields MSANVGLAIQCVGIVLVALLTISMRGSIKSAAVNYWAAAWLCLSLALVSLFIGIQVGSGQKLFFSGYFLGEYAFGLLFIAGCRHYATGARLNRRAIFVGGAAVIVAAVLPFLSADFNDLFMAHATIFAALFALSALSLRPAFGSVKSSPGLRVMLAALVLLAIDFLHYVPVFAARKGLWKFTVPASYLQYTSIFDLILEILLGFGTIMVLLEGVRREVEATNAKLTHAHDQLEMTARMDPLTEALNRHAFHSLLSRGEGGEAQDVDGCVAIIDIDNLKPINDTLGHSVGDKAIRAVARAVRSLIRADDMLFRWGGDEFMVLMFKLDQKEARRRMEALNSVLESNAEKWINAPAKVSVSVGVWGFVSLNELGAAIEKADQAMYRTKQERRAKLKPVINPQIAPT; encoded by the coding sequence ATGAGCGCAAACGTTGGCTTGGCAATTCAGTGTGTCGGCATCGTGCTGGTGGCGTTGCTGACGATCTCAATGCGCGGATCGATCAAGAGCGCCGCCGTAAATTACTGGGCGGCCGCCTGGCTGTGTCTCTCACTGGCATTGGTGAGCCTGTTCATCGGGATTCAGGTTGGTTCGGGACAGAAACTTTTCTTCTCAGGTTATTTTCTCGGCGAGTACGCGTTCGGTCTTTTGTTTATCGCGGGCTGTCGTCACTACGCGACCGGCGCGCGACTAAACCGGCGCGCAATTTTCGTCGGGGGCGCGGCCGTCATCGTCGCCGCCGTGCTGCCTTTTCTATCAGCCGATTTTAATGACCTCTTTATGGCGCACGCGACGATCTTTGCCGCGTTGTTTGCTCTCTCAGCCTTGTCGCTGCGCCCGGCTTTCGGAAGCGTAAAGAGCAGCCCCGGATTGCGCGTCATGCTCGCCGCGCTGGTTCTGCTGGCCATTGATTTTCTGCATTACGTCCCCGTGTTTGCCGCGCGCAAAGGGCTTTGGAAATTCACGGTGCCGGCGAGCTACCTGCAATACACCTCGATCTTCGATTTGATTCTCGAAATCCTGCTCGGCTTTGGCACGATCATGGTTTTGCTTGAAGGCGTGCGGCGCGAAGTCGAGGCGACGAATGCGAAGTTAACGCACGCGCACGACCAGCTCGAAATGACGGCGCGCATGGATCCCTTGACGGAAGCCCTGAATCGGCACGCGTTCCATTCGCTGCTGAGCCGCGGCGAGGGCGGCGAAGCGCAGGATGTGGATGGCTGTGTCGCGATTATCGACATCGACAATCTGAAGCCGATTAACGACACGCTCGGTCACAGCGTTGGTGACAAAGCGATTCGCGCCGTGGCTCGCGCCGTGCGCTCGCTGATTCGTGCCGACGATATGCTGTTCCGTTGGGGTGGGGACGAATTCATGGTCTTGATGTTCAAGCTTGATCAGAAGGAAGCGCGCCGGCGCATGGAGGCGCTGAATTCGGTTCTGGAAAGCAATGCGGAAAAGTGGATCAACGCGCCGGCTAAGGTTTCCGTCTCCGTGGGAGTCTGGGGATTTGTTTCGTTGAATGAACTCGGCGCCGCCATCGAGAAAGCCGATCAGGCGATGTACCGCACTAAGCAGGAACGACGCGCGAAGTTGAAGCCGGTAATCAATCCGCAGATAGCGCCGACATGA
- a CDS encoding S9 family peptidase, whose amino-acid sequence MSKNRRSLVLQNNSLAMCLSPLPARGLGVGFVALVTSPPTPSSLAERGRTNKKPTLCKKPRSLILSLAVFAAVLCAPLHISFVARAQTKTPISHETMWQLKRVGAPAPSPDGKWVVFSLVEPAYDEKDQVSDLWIVPADGSAKPRRLTFTKSGESGVSWSPDSNRLAFSARREGDEVAQIYIINVADGGEAVRATSLSTGARTPEWRPDGKALLFTSTVYPGAADDEANKKIAADRKAQKYRARVYEGFPIRNWDRWLEDTEAHLFVQTLEPGAKAKDIFAGTKIVKEPGFSGSLTDSGEEFGAVWTPDGGSIVFVATTVRNAAAYAPVNTSLFKIDANGGEPLRLTGGNDTFARPMFSPDGRALYAISTIESNGKVYNLDRLARFGWPNMGFLRQPIILTKDFDRSVGTYAVTPDSQSVYLLAEEAGNEKLFTVPANGGEVRLAMEMTRGVYTNLRIPRKSGSTIIIASWESAMNPPEIFRLDLSEKTQKPLTEFNAERVAQIDWQPLRHFWFTSRAGKRIHNMIALPPRFDAKKKYPLLVLMHGGPHTMWRDNWGLRWNYHMLARPGYVVLLTNYSGSTGFGEAFAQSIQGDPLKGPALEINEAADETIRQFSFVDGTRQAAAGASYGGHLANWLQATTTRYKTLVSHAGLINLESQWGTSDTIYHREVGSGGPVWEQGAVWREQNPIRFAANFKTPILLSVGENDFRVPLNQTLENWSVLQRMRVPSKLIVWPDENHWILKGENSRFFYQEVHAWLKKYLGAPNERIAE is encoded by the coding sequence GAACAAGAAGCCGACTCTTTGTAAAAAGCCTCGCAGTCTCATTCTAAGTCTGGCCGTTTTCGCCGCTGTGCTTTGCGCGCCGCTGCACATTTCTTTTGTCGCGCGCGCCCAAACCAAGACGCCCATCAGCCATGAGACGATGTGGCAATTGAAGCGTGTCGGCGCGCCCGCGCCCAGCCCGGACGGCAAATGGGTTGTGTTCTCGCTGGTTGAGCCCGCCTATGACGAAAAGGATCAGGTCTCGGACCTTTGGATCGTTCCCGCGGATGGCAGCGCAAAGCCGCGCCGGCTGACGTTTACCAAGAGCGGCGAGAGCGGCGTCTCCTGGAGTCCCGACAGCAACCGGCTCGCATTCTCAGCCAGACGCGAAGGCGATGAGGTCGCGCAGATCTACATCATCAATGTGGCTGACGGCGGCGAAGCCGTGCGTGCAACTTCACTTTCGACCGGAGCGCGTACGCCGGAATGGCGACCGGACGGAAAGGCTCTGCTCTTTACCAGCACGGTGTATCCCGGCGCGGCGGATGACGAAGCGAACAAGAAAATTGCGGCTGACCGCAAAGCCCAGAAGTATCGCGCACGCGTTTATGAAGGATTCCCAATTCGCAATTGGGACAGGTGGCTGGAAGATACGGAAGCCCATCTTTTTGTCCAAACTCTGGAACCCGGAGCGAAAGCCAAAGACATTTTCGCGGGAACGAAAATTGTGAAAGAGCCTGGCTTCTCAGGCAGTCTCACCGATTCGGGTGAAGAGTTTGGCGCGGTGTGGACACCGGATGGCGGCTCGATCGTATTCGTAGCCACCACCGTTCGTAACGCGGCGGCATATGCGCCGGTGAACACGTCGCTGTTCAAGATTGACGCGAACGGCGGCGAACCGCTGCGACTTACGGGAGGCAACGACACTTTCGCTCGCCCCATGTTTAGTCCGGACGGCCGCGCGCTCTACGCCATCTCGACCATTGAATCGAACGGCAAGGTCTACAATCTCGACCGGCTCGCAAGGTTCGGATGGCCGAACATGGGTTTCCTTCGCCAGCCCATAATCCTCACGAAAGATTTCGATCGATCGGTGGGAACTTACGCAGTAACCCCCGACAGTCAATCGGTTTACCTGTTGGCTGAAGAAGCGGGCAACGAAAAGCTCTTTACGGTGCCGGCTAACGGCGGCGAAGTTCGTCTGGCGATGGAGATGACGCGCGGCGTCTACACGAACCTGCGCATTCCGCGAAAATCCGGGTCCACGATTATCATCGCCAGCTGGGAAAGCGCGATGAATCCGCCGGAAATCTTCCGGCTCGATCTGAGTGAGAAAACCCAGAAGCCGCTTACGGAATTCAACGCTGAGCGCGTTGCGCAAATCGACTGGCAGCCGTTGCGCCACTTTTGGTTCACCAGCCGCGCGGGCAAACGGATTCACAACATGATTGCCCTCCCGCCGCGATTCGATGCGAAGAAAAAGTATCCGCTGCTCGTGCTCATGCACGGCGGACCGCACACGATGTGGCGCGACAACTGGGGTCTGCGCTGGAACTATCACATGCTCGCGCGGCCGGGTTACGTCGTGCTGCTGACGAACTATTCAGGCTCGACCGGTTTTGGTGAAGCGTTCGCGCAAAGCATTCAAGGTGATCCGTTGAAGGGTCCGGCACTCGAGATCAACGAAGCCGCCGACGAGACTATCCGTCAATTCTCGTTCGTCGATGGAACGCGACAAGCGGCGGCGGGCGCGAGTTATGGCGGACATCTCGCCAACTGGCTGCAAGCCACGACGACTCGCTACAAGACTTTGGTCAGTCATGCCGGTCTGATTAACCTCGAATCACAATGGGGCACGAGCGACACGATTTATCATCGGGAAGTCGGCAGTGGCGGACCCGTCTGGGAGCAGGGCGCGGTTTGGCGGGAACAAAATCCGATTCGCTTCGCGGCGAACTTCAAGACACCGATCCTGCTCTCAGTCGGTGAGAACGATTTCCGCGTGCCGCTGAATCAGACGCTTGAGAACTGGAGTGTGCTGCAGCGTATGCGCGTCCCGAGCAAGCTAATCGTTTGGCCCGACGAGAACCATTGGATTCTTAAAGGCGAAAACAGCAGGTTTTTCTATCAGGAAGTTCACGCCTGGCTGAAGAAGTACCTGGGAGCGCCTAACGAACGGATTGCTGAGTAG